GATGAGTTTTCTGTGGTGAAAAGGATCTGGTAGAGGCACATGAGTTGTGTCATGTAGGTTTTGGTGCCCAGTATGGCGGTTTCTCTGTTGCATCGGGTTAGAACTACGTCTTCGGACTCCTGCATCATGGTGCTTTTTTCTTCGTTGATAATGGATACGGTGTACATTCCTTTATTTTGTGCTCTTCGGAGTGCTGCCAGGGTGTCGGCTGTTTCTCCGGATTGGGATGTTAAAATTACTCCTGCATTTTTTTCCTGGAGTTTTTTATGGTAAAAGAATTCGTAACCTGTGTAAACTTCCAGGTCCCTGTTTGAAATGATGTTCATAGCATCTTTAGATGAAAAACATGTTGAAAGTGAGCTTCCACATCCTACCAAGTATATTTTGTCGAATTCTTCTAATTTCTCACTTATTTCTTTCATGTGAGATTTTTCCGTTTCCATGGTGTCCTTTAAAGAGCGGGGCTGCTCCATCATCTCTTCATACATCTTATAATGCATTTTAGTCCCTCAATATTTATATAATCGTAATTAAATGGGTTTCTATTAATACTAAACCCGGTGATTCGTTTAATAGTTACTTATCATTATTCCTGGGCTACAAATGATTATCAAATTTTTTTTGAAATCAGTAATCCATCTTTCCAGTAATTCATCTTTCTATGATATATTTCAATCATGGTATAATAACTTCTTCTTTTAGGGTGGGCTGCCACTTCCAAAGGTATAAAAATGGCCCCATTCTAAACTGGGGTGACGTGATCGACGTGATCAATTAGGGGGTAGTATTTTCCTGGTGAATGTACTGGTTTTTTACCGGTTGATTGATCTTTAAATTGTACTGGTTGATGATCTTAAATTTTATTGGTTGATTGATCTTTAAAAAATATGGTGATTTTCATACATTAGTATCTATGTTTATATTCTATTCTGGGGAGAAAATAGTTTGGCCAGGCACACTGCCATTTCTGCCAGTTCTTCTGGTTGGTTTCCCACCATCACAATCATGGGCTCTTTTCCCCAGGCACCCTTGTGGTATATGACATCTGGAACAGCACCTAGATTCTGCACTGCCACTTCAACACCCCATGATATGGTGCTTCCCTCTTTTTCGGATACTTCTGATGGTTCCTGGTTTCGGTCGTAGCTGGAAACCCTTAAACCCAGCCTATGGCATATTTCCACCAGATCAGGGTGGTATTTAATGTTTATGGCGCTGAGTTTTTCAGGGTCATGTTTCATTACACTTAAAACCAGGCGGGCCATATGGGATGAAGCACCAAAATCAGGCCTGGAAACAGCTTTTGGAATGCCTTTAACGGCGGTTATACGTCCAGGGATTCCTGCAACGTCTTTTATGGTCTGGGCATTCTCTCGTGCCATTACAATATTGCTCCGGACTTCAGGAATTAAGTGTGTAAATTCAGGTGATTCCTCCAGAATCTGCACTGCCCTTTCGAGCTTCTCTATTATCATGTAGATGAGTTTAAAACCTATGGAATATAAGTTTTGGTGTAATTTTTTATTGAATCATTCGAATTTTTTTTATTCACCCAGAATATTTTATTTATAGACATATGTATTATCATCAAAAACACTCTATACTGTTGCATTGGTATAACACCTCAGTATCTAATTCACTGACTGATATAACTATACATTAAAAACCCTTTTTAATGATATTTAACTTCTTTCGCAGGGTTATAATTCAGTTTTTATAATTTCGGGGAATAAATGATGTATTTAAGGATATATTGAACATGAATAATAGTTCAAAAAGTTTATGGGCCTCCATTAACCAATTATTTTATTATTTTTTTAATAAAATCGATTTTAATCTGAATTCAACCTTAATTACATTCTTCACGTACTTTTACCCATAATAATCAATAGATTTATCCCAATAATGTCTAAATAATGTCT
Above is a genomic segment from Methanobacterium sp. containing:
- a CDS encoding thiamine-phosphate synthase family protein yields the protein MIIEKLERAVQILEESPEFTHLIPEVRSNIVMARENAQTIKDVAGIPGRITAVKGIPKAVSRPDFGASSHMARLVLSVMKHDPEKLSAINIKYHPDLVEICHRLGLRVSSYDRNQEPSEVSEKEGSTISWGVEVAVQNLGAVPDVIYHKGAWGKEPMIVMVGNQPEELAEMAVCLAKLFSPQNRI